A DNA window from Porites lutea chromosome 6, jaPorLute2.1, whole genome shotgun sequence contains the following coding sequences:
- the LOC140940373 gene encoding UNC93-like protein MFSD11 isoform X1 — protein sequence MAVNVGMWNVLVMGFAFMFIFTAFQTTSMIEPTVLQKYRNSTDPEKRINGYVSLGIIYSVFTVANWLAPSFVGLFGPRVSMIVGGICYALFIASLIEPRAWSLYLGSIIIGYGASIIWTGQGNFLTINSTPDTISRNSGIFWALLQCSLLFGNMYVYFQFKGEETAISDSVRRTVYTVFTTVCGLGICLLFLLRKPRDMIPVSRDEQDRELSQNIRDEQDMDLISQNIRRPNSVNSTRRTALESLKIAVKLFFTKDMLLLSLCFAYTGFELTFFSGVYGTCVGNTLLFHNSKRQIGLVGMLIGCGEITGGLVFGIFGKRSNKFGREPIVLFGMIVHWICFVLIFLNLPDISPIQAVTTADDYNVFSKPSLPVAILCGFLLGLGDSSFNTQIYSILGSLYEDDSAPAFALFKFVQSLTAAIGFFYSLELHLKWQLLILIISSFSGTLGFFLVEWKARRMANAGYGPLN from the exons AGAGGATAAATGGATATGTAAG CTTGGGTATCATCTATTCAGTGTTCACTGTTGCTAACTGGCTTGCACCATCTTTTGTTGGTTTATTTGGACCAAGAGTATCCATGATAGTTGGTGGCATCTGTTATGC TTTGTTTATTGCAAGCCTGATTGAACCAAGGGCCTGGAGTTTGTATCTTGGGTCCATTATTATTGGATATGGAGCAAGCA taataTGGACTGGTCAAGGAAATTTTTTGACTATAAATTCAACTCCTGACACAATTTCCAGGAACAGTGGAATATTTTGGGCACTGCTACAGTGCAG cTTGCTCTTTGGAAATATGTATGTCTACTTTCAGTTTAAGGGTGAAGAAACAGCAATAA GTGACAGTGTAAGAAGAACAGTATATACAGTATTCACCACTGTTTGTGGCCTAGGAATATGCCTTTTATTCCTCCTGCGTAAACCAAGAGATATG ATACCAGTAAGCAGGGATGAACAAGACAGGGAACTGAGTCAAAATATCAG GGATGAACAAGACATGGACCTGATCAGTCAAAATATCAG AAGGCCAAACAGTGTTAACTCCACAAGAAGAACAGCCTTAGAATCATTAA aaaTTGCAGTCAAGTTATTTTTCACAAAGGACATGTTATTGCTTAGCTTGTGTTTTGCATATACAG GTTTTGAACTAACCTTTTTCAGTGGTGTGTATGGTACATGTGTAG GCAACACACTTCTCTTTCACAATTCCAAGCGTCAGATTGGACTTGTAGGAATGCTTATTGGTTGTGGTGAGATAACTG GAGGGTTAGTGTTTGGCATATTTGGCAAGAGAAGTAATAAGTTTGGTAGAGAGCCTATTGTACTTTTTGGGATGATTGTTCACTGGATCTGCTTCGTCTTGATCTTTCTTAATCTTCCTGACATATCTCCCATACAAGCAGTTACAACTGCAGATGATTACAATGTATTTTCTAAACCCAG TTTACCGGTGGCAATTCTTTGTGGTTTCCTGTTAGGACTTGGTGATAGCAGTTTTAATACACAG ATTTACTCCATTTTAGGGTCTCTCTATGAAGACGATAGTGCACCGGCATTTGCTTTGTTTAAATTTGTTCAG tccCTTACAGCAGCAATTGGATTCTTCTACAGTCTAGAACTTCATCTTAAGTGGCAGCTTCTTATTCTG ATAATTTCTTCATTCAGTGGAACACTTGGTTTCTTTTTGGTGGAATGGAAAGCAAGGAGAATGGCTAATGCAGGATATGGTCCCCTTAATTAA
- the LOC140940373 gene encoding UNC93-like protein MFSD11 isoform X4, producing the protein MIVGGICYALFIASLIEPRAWSLYLGSIIIGYGASIIWTGQGNFLTINSTPDTISRNSGIFWALLQCSLLFGNMYVYFQFKGEETAISDSVRRTVYTVFTTVCGLGICLLFLLRKPRDMIPVSRDEQDRELSQNIRDEQDMDLISQNIRRPNSVNSTRRTALESLKIAVKLFFTKDMLLLSLCFAYTGFELTFFSGVYGTCVGNTLLFHNSKRQIGLVGMLIGCGEITGGLVFGIFGKRSNKFGREPIVLFGMIVHWICFVLIFLNLPDISPIQAVTTADDYNVFSKPSLPVAILCGFLLGLGDSSFNTQIYSILGSLYEDDSAPAFALFKFVQSLTAAIGFFYSLELHLKWQLLILIISSFSGTLGFFLVEWKARRMANAGYGPLN; encoded by the exons ATGATAGTTGGTGGCATCTGTTATGC TTTGTTTATTGCAAGCCTGATTGAACCAAGGGCCTGGAGTTTGTATCTTGGGTCCATTATTATTGGATATGGAGCAAGCA taataTGGACTGGTCAAGGAAATTTTTTGACTATAAATTCAACTCCTGACACAATTTCCAGGAACAGTGGAATATTTTGGGCACTGCTACAGTGCAG cTTGCTCTTTGGAAATATGTATGTCTACTTTCAGTTTAAGGGTGAAGAAACAGCAATAA GTGACAGTGTAAGAAGAACAGTATATACAGTATTCACCACTGTTTGTGGCCTAGGAATATGCCTTTTATTCCTCCTGCGTAAACCAAGAGATATG ATACCAGTAAGCAGGGATGAACAAGACAGGGAACTGAGTCAAAATATCAG GGATGAACAAGACATGGACCTGATCAGTCAAAATATCAG AAGGCCAAACAGTGTTAACTCCACAAGAAGAACAGCCTTAGAATCATTAA aaaTTGCAGTCAAGTTATTTTTCACAAAGGACATGTTATTGCTTAGCTTGTGTTTTGCATATACAG GTTTTGAACTAACCTTTTTCAGTGGTGTGTATGGTACATGTGTAG GCAACACACTTCTCTTTCACAATTCCAAGCGTCAGATTGGACTTGTAGGAATGCTTATTGGTTGTGGTGAGATAACTG GAGGGTTAGTGTTTGGCATATTTGGCAAGAGAAGTAATAAGTTTGGTAGAGAGCCTATTGTACTTTTTGGGATGATTGTTCACTGGATCTGCTTCGTCTTGATCTTTCTTAATCTTCCTGACATATCTCCCATACAAGCAGTTACAACTGCAGATGATTACAATGTATTTTCTAAACCCAG TTTACCGGTGGCAATTCTTTGTGGTTTCCTGTTAGGACTTGGTGATAGCAGTTTTAATACACAG ATTTACTCCATTTTAGGGTCTCTCTATGAAGACGATAGTGCACCGGCATTTGCTTTGTTTAAATTTGTTCAG tccCTTACAGCAGCAATTGGATTCTTCTACAGTCTAGAACTTCATCTTAAGTGGCAGCTTCTTATTCTG ATAATTTCTTCATTCAGTGGAACACTTGGTTTCTTTTTGGTGGAATGGAAAGCAAGGAGAATGGCTAATGCAGGATATGGTCCCCTTAATTAA
- the LOC140940991 gene encoding adrenocorticotropic hormone receptor-like yields MFNITINDVKNTSHGKVQECCDSLDIFFRDADSDIITISDTVLCVVNAIFSIVAVFSNLIVLYALYKATSLNSTSKALLCSLAISDLGVGAIVQPLFVSYRWIQIRGNLPDACTVGIISHIVASHLSAVSFMTMIAVSIDRLLALLLRVQYQSAVTLRRVVIVLILIWISGGLWAESWRRNQSTYSIISIIYIPVCLTLAFFSYLRIYLLLRKQACKMGRNVNPLKCIRKPNYMNFSRYKKSVTTMFCLFCAFLVSFLPYLAHKIAVAISGWSTSTSVLFSVGLTMVFINSSLNPIIYCWRIAEIKQIVLRLLFQCRGISLSSGKAHGKALFHSSRNQVQILPP; encoded by the coding sequence ATGTTCAATATAACTATCAACGACGTAAAGAACACAAGCCACGGTAAGGTACAAGAATGCTGCGATAGCTTAGACATTTTCTTCCGCGATGCCGACAGTGACATTATAACGATCTCAGACACTGTACTTTGCGTTGTTAACGCTATCTTCAGCATCGTTGCTGTATTTTCTAACCTCATTGTACTCTATGCCTTGTACAAAGCAACTTCGCTAAATTCAACGTCAAAGGCTTTATTATGCAGTCTTGCTATTTCGGATTTGGGCGTTGGTGCGATTGTTCAGCCGCTGTTTGTATCATACAGATGGATACAGATACGAGGCAATCTCCCGGACGCGTGCACTGTGGGAATCATATCTCACATTGTTGCTAGCCACCTTTCTGCCGTTTCGTTCATGACAATGATAGCCGTAAGTATCGACCGGCTCCTCGCTCTACTTCTTCGCGTCCAATACCAGTCTGCGGTGACACTGAGACGCGTAGTCATTGTTCTTATTTTGATATGGATTTCAGGAGGTTTGTGGGCTGAATCGTGGAGACGCAATCAAAGCACATATTCAATCATCAGTATCATTTACATTCCAGTTTGCTTAACATTAGCCTTCTTTTCCTACCTTAGAATATATCTCCTTCTCCGCAAGCAAGCTTGTAAAATGGGACGGAATGTGAACCCGTTAAAATGCATAAGAAAGCCAAATTATATGAACTTCTCTCGTTACAAGAAGTCTGTTACTACCATGTTCTGCCTATTTTGTGCGTTTCTGGTTTCGTTTCTTCCCTACCTAGCTCATAAAATTGCAGTAGCTATCTCAGGATGGTCCACTTCAACGTCTGTTCTATTCAGTGTTGGTCTAACTATGGTTTTCATAAATAGCTCGCTTAATCCCATAATTTACTGTTGGAGAATAGCAGAGATAAAGCAAATAGTTCTTAGATTATTATTCCAGTGTCGGGGAATCTCGTTATCCTCGGGTAAAGCCCACGGTAAAGCCCTTTTTCATTCCAGTAGAAACCAAGTTCAAATTTTACCACCTTAA
- the LOC140940373 gene encoding UNC93-like protein MFSD11 isoform X2 produces the protein MAVNVGMWNVLVMGFAFMFIFTAFQTTSMIEPTVLQKYRNSTDPEKRINGYVSLGIIYSVFTVANWLAPSFVGLFGPRVSMIVGGICYALFIASLIEPRAWSLYLGSIIIGYGASIIWTGQGNFLTINSTPDTISRNSGIFWALLQCSLLFGNMYVYFQFKGEETAISDSVRRTVYTVFTTVCGLGICLLFLLRKPRDMIPVSRDEQDRELSQNIRRPNSVNSTRRTALESLKIAVKLFFTKDMLLLSLCFAYTGFELTFFSGVYGTCVGNTLLFHNSKRQIGLVGMLIGCGEITGGLVFGIFGKRSNKFGREPIVLFGMIVHWICFVLIFLNLPDISPIQAVTTADDYNVFSKPSLPVAILCGFLLGLGDSSFNTQIYSILGSLYEDDSAPAFALFKFVQSLTAAIGFFYSLELHLKWQLLILIISSFSGTLGFFLVEWKARRMANAGYGPLN, from the exons AGAGGATAAATGGATATGTAAG CTTGGGTATCATCTATTCAGTGTTCACTGTTGCTAACTGGCTTGCACCATCTTTTGTTGGTTTATTTGGACCAAGAGTATCCATGATAGTTGGTGGCATCTGTTATGC TTTGTTTATTGCAAGCCTGATTGAACCAAGGGCCTGGAGTTTGTATCTTGGGTCCATTATTATTGGATATGGAGCAAGCA taataTGGACTGGTCAAGGAAATTTTTTGACTATAAATTCAACTCCTGACACAATTTCCAGGAACAGTGGAATATTTTGGGCACTGCTACAGTGCAG cTTGCTCTTTGGAAATATGTATGTCTACTTTCAGTTTAAGGGTGAAGAAACAGCAATAA GTGACAGTGTAAGAAGAACAGTATATACAGTATTCACCACTGTTTGTGGCCTAGGAATATGCCTTTTATTCCTCCTGCGTAAACCAAGAGATATG ATACCAGTAAGCAGGGATGAACAAGACAGGGAACTGAGTCAAAATATCAG AAGGCCAAACAGTGTTAACTCCACAAGAAGAACAGCCTTAGAATCATTAA aaaTTGCAGTCAAGTTATTTTTCACAAAGGACATGTTATTGCTTAGCTTGTGTTTTGCATATACAG GTTTTGAACTAACCTTTTTCAGTGGTGTGTATGGTACATGTGTAG GCAACACACTTCTCTTTCACAATTCCAAGCGTCAGATTGGACTTGTAGGAATGCTTATTGGTTGTGGTGAGATAACTG GAGGGTTAGTGTTTGGCATATTTGGCAAGAGAAGTAATAAGTTTGGTAGAGAGCCTATTGTACTTTTTGGGATGATTGTTCACTGGATCTGCTTCGTCTTGATCTTTCTTAATCTTCCTGACATATCTCCCATACAAGCAGTTACAACTGCAGATGATTACAATGTATTTTCTAAACCCAG TTTACCGGTGGCAATTCTTTGTGGTTTCCTGTTAGGACTTGGTGATAGCAGTTTTAATACACAG ATTTACTCCATTTTAGGGTCTCTCTATGAAGACGATAGTGCACCGGCATTTGCTTTGTTTAAATTTGTTCAG tccCTTACAGCAGCAATTGGATTCTTCTACAGTCTAGAACTTCATCTTAAGTGGCAGCTTCTTATTCTG ATAATTTCTTCATTCAGTGGAACACTTGGTTTCTTTTTGGTGGAATGGAAAGCAAGGAGAATGGCTAATGCAGGATATGGTCCCCTTAATTAA